The Streptomyces sp. NBC_00286 nucleotide sequence GAACTTGCCTGCCTTCGCCCGGTCGAGCATCTCGTTGTAGACCTCGGGGGTTGCGATGGGCATTGTCCGCTCCTTGTATGTGCGGGTGGAGTTCTGCTTACAGCCCTGACCTAGGGGGCGACGTCATCGTCGGCCCCATCTTTCCAGAATTGGCCGGATGATCCAGCCACGCGGCCCGGGCCTGTGGACAACTCCCGTTCGGGGCCTCGGGTCACCTGTGGACAACTCCCTGTGGACACAGCTCAGTCCAGGCCCAGCTCGTCCTTCGAGTACGCGAAGAGATACGGCACCCCGGCGCCCTCCTGGATCTTCTCGGCGGCGCCCGTGGCCCGGTCGACGATCGTCGCGACGGCGACCACCTCGGCCCCGGCCTCCCGTACCGCCTCGACGGCGGTCAGCGGGGAGCCGCCGGTGGTGGACGTGTCCTCGACGACCAGCACCCGCCGGCCCTTGATGTCCGGCCCCTCGACGCGGCGTTGCAGGCCGTGCGCCTTGGCGGCCTTGCGGACGACGAACGCGTCGAGCCGCCGTCCGCGCGCGGCGGCCGCATGCAGCATCGACGCGGCCACCGGGTCGGCGCCCATGGTGAGCCCGCCCACGGCGTCGTACGCGAGCCCGTCCGTCAGGTCGAGCAGCACCTGACCGACGAGCGGGGCGGCCTCGCCGTCGAGGGTGACGCGGCGCAGGTCCACGTAGTAGTCGGCCTCAAGACCCGAGGAGAGGGTCACCTTGCCGTGCACCACGGCCTTGTCCTTGATCTGCTGCAGCAGCGTGCCGCGTACGTCCGTCATGCCCGCCAGCTTAGAGCCGCCCGCAACGAGGTCCAGATGCCCTGGCTCAGAGCCGCCGCCAGGACCACGTGGTCGTGGCTTCCAGGGGCTCGATCGGGGTGACCAGGCGGGGCAGCGTGTTGAGCCCGTTGGGCGGACCGGTCTGCGGCTCCACACACACGGCCGCCTCCTGCTCGTCGTACACGACGACCCACTCCTCGCGGCTGGCCACCTTCAGCTCCAGCTGCCCCGGCCAGGTCAGGGTGACGTCGACACCGCCGGGCATCCCGAAGCAGTCGTCCCACGGCCCCGGCTTCGGGTCGAGCCGCCGCCCCGTGGGCAGATGGTCGTCGCCGCGCTCCTCCTGCCAGGCGGCCGAGAAGTCGATGCGTACGTCGTCACCGCCGAGGTTCCGGTTGAACCACGGGTGCCAGCCGATCTGCGCCGGAAAGGAATCGTCGTACGTCTCCACGGACATGGTCAGCGTCAGCGCGTCCGCGCCCAGCGAGAAGACCTGAGTGACGCGTCCCGCGTACGGCCACGGTTCGACGAGGTCGTACGTGATGACGGCTTCGGTCGCGCTCGTACGAGCCGTCCGCCAGGCCGCGTCGCGGGTGGTCCCGTGGATGGCGTGCGGCGGGGAGTTGAGCGGCAGTTGGTGCACGGTGGCCCCGTTCAGGAACCGCCCGTCCCTCAGACGCCCACACCAAGGCACCATCGGAAAGCTCCCGAACTTCCCACCCTGCCGCAGCAGTTCAAGCCCACCAACCCGCAGCCCACCGACCCGCCCGCCGTTCCCCGGCCGCACGGCCACCTCCGCGTCACCCGCGGTCAGCGTGATGTCTTCGTTATGCACGGCATGACCCTACTGGGCGGACGATTTAGGAGCGCGGCCGAGGGGGCGCCCCTTCGGGGGCGCGGGGAACCGCGCGATCAGCCACAACGGACCCGCGTCCGAGAATGGACCTGTCATCCCACCCCTTTATGGGGGGCCTGGGGCGCAGACCCCAGTTTCGGGAAGGGGCGGGATTGGGGAAAGAAACCCGCACGCCCCGCGACCCGGCTAGCGACGCCGCCGCAGCACGCGCCCCAACACGATGGCCGAGGCCACCACAAGCGCGGCGGCCGGCGCGGCCCAGCGCAGCGCCGCGTTGCCGGACACGGCCTCGGGCGCCGGCACCGGCGCATACCGCCCACGCGGCGGCGCGTGATCGACCTCCTCCGCGCTACGCCCGATCATCGTCCGCCGAGCATGCGCGGCCTCGGCAGGAGGCTCCCCGTCCTCATCGTCGTCCTCGAACCCACCCTC carries:
- the pyrE gene encoding orotate phosphoribosyltransferase, which codes for MTDVRGTLLQQIKDKAVVHGKVTLSSGLEADYYVDLRRVTLDGEAAPLVGQVLLDLTDGLAYDAVGGLTMGADPVAASMLHAAAARGRRLDAFVVRKAAKAHGLQRRVEGPDIKGRRVLVVEDTSTTGGSPLTAVEAVREAGAEVVAVATIVDRATGAAEKIQEGAGVPYLFAYSKDELGLD
- a CDS encoding aldose epimerase family protein; this translates as MHNEDITLTAGDAEVAVRPGNGGRVGGLRVGGLELLRQGGKFGSFPMVPWCGRLRDGRFLNGATVHQLPLNSPPHAIHGTTRDAAWRTARTSATEAVITYDLVEPWPYAGRVTQVFSLGADALTLTMSVETYDDSFPAQIGWHPWFNRNLGGDDVRIDFSAAWQEERGDDHLPTGRRLDPKPGPWDDCFGMPGGVDVTLTWPGQLELKVASREEWVVVYDEQEAAVCVEPQTGPPNGLNTLPRLVTPIEPLEATTTWSWRRL